Below is a window of Poecile atricapillus isolate bPoeAtr1 chromosome 2, bPoeAtr1.hap1, whole genome shotgun sequence DNA.
TTCACTTTCTGTAAACCAGAGAGGAGTGCCTGCATTATGCCCAAGGCTGAGGTCATGTAGAGGACCAGAAGCCACCTCTGCAGTTCTGAGGATCTCATTTATGATTTGATAAAGGTTCAATgttgagaagaaataaaataagtaaataaataagtaaagtAAATATTCTAGAGAAGTCTGCCAGGTGGGTGATAGAGTAGTCTTTCTGGTCCCAAGCCACTCATCTCAGCTAGAGATTCACTaaggaggagctggggaagtgAAGTATGCTAACAAGATCTCTCCTTTCAGCTTACAAGGAAAAGATGAAGGAGCTGTCCATGCTCTCGCTGATCTGCTCCTGTTTTTACCCGGAACCTCGCAACATGAACATCTATAAATATGATGGTGAGTGATGCTTGCTGGAAATCATCCTGCAGGTCAGAAAATGTGCTAGTGCTGGGAAACCACTCACATCACCCCCTAGTCCATAGTGTTAGTTGGTGGATCTTTTACTGACTTAACAATTGCTGGTTTGGGGTATAATTTTTTATGGAGTGTGCAGTACCCTGATGCTGGATATTGTTCCTAATAGGATCTAACTAAACTTTTAACGTTAGCCCTCTCATACTGAGCTGTTCTTTTCCTGCTCACTATTTGAGAATTACAGCTTTCATAGCTGGCATAATTCCctagaagatgaagaaaagatgaaagcatgcttaaaaaattaatcagcTTGGGCACTGCTTGCAGGGGGTGTTAAATGGCACAGAACCCCAATAAGCTTCCAGAATTGCTGTAAATTTTTATCTTTATGAGATTATGGTATAATTAAGCTGTTACAGATAAAATGGAATGTACTCCCGAGAACAGTTTTCAGCCTATAATCTGCCATTGCATTTAAAACGCCCAAGGCAAAAATGCTAAATCATTTGTCCGTGCTTCTGATCCTACTCTGATATCAGTGCTGCTTCTCTCCTCCATACTGCTGGTGTATTGAAGGACTTACAATTTCCCACCTTATTTTGCAGACATGGAAGTGAAACAAATCAACAAACGTGCCTCAGGCCAGGCCTTTGAACTGATCCTAAAGCCGCCATCTCCAGTCTCAGAAGCACCAAGAACTTTAGCTTCTCCAAAGAAGAAAGAACTCTCTCTTGAGGAGATCCAGAAAAagctggaggctgcagaggagaggagaaaggtatttttccttaaaataaaatgctagTAATTAGACATGATTTAGTGTATAGAATAGCAGTCGAGTTTCCTGTCCATTTGTATGTTTTCCACTGCCATCACTGTCTCATGGTAGCCTGCACAGACAAAAATCATCAATATGTTTATAGAAATGAATGAGTTCATTTCCTTTCAGCAGCTTGTAAACAAGCCTCACTGGTTTCAATGCTGGGGAAGCATGCATCACAAAATAGACATAGCTTCAGACAGGGGCCAAGTGGGTTCAAATGCGCTTGCTTACTGTGTGAACATAACTAAGTGGTTCTTTCAAGGTATCTGTAAAGTTGCTCAAAACCAGTGCAATTGTTGTGTCTAAGAGACAGATCTGCAATACAAGCAGATGCTCTGTGAGATACCAGATTTTGACTCCTTGTAGTGTCTGTGGAAATTATTCACAGGGTCTGTATAAGGCAGCTAAAATGTCTTATTTGTGCAATATAGAGAAACAAAGTGAGTTTGGGATCATTCACACAGAATTGAATGAGGACACTAGCATAGCCAGATGCTAAGAGGCATTTCTAGCAGTTTCAGTAGTGATGGAAATTGGCCTTCTAGGGTTTTCCACAGACTGTCTTCCCCTCTTTATGATCCTGCCCATAATGGTAGAGCTCTGTTTCATAATCACTAAATTTGTCACATACCATTTGGAAGAGTTGTTACACCTTTTTCACAAAGGTTGGCACAAAGGCAGCTGGAAATACCCATCAACTGCTTATTTGGCTTTCATCATGACTGATGTGTTGAAGAGGCCTTCATTTTTTCTAAGTCAGTGCTAAATTGggttgcttttcctttttactttttacaAAGAGTAGAAGACAAACTCCAGATCAGATAAGGCAGAAGATGACACTCACCATAGCCAGCCTGAATTGCCAGTCTGGAAATCATCAGTGTTCTATATACACACAGCATTTATGCGGTGTTGCACCATTTCAGAGAAGTCATGACTGGCTGCAATGaccacagaaaaatcaaaattgaTAATATATTGTCCTGGTTAATTCATGTTTCTTTCTGACACACAAAAGGAGATCCGCAGAAGCTTTAGGATTTTAGGATTTTATGTGTCCTTCACCCAGGAGATCAATGTTATTTTGTGGCAAAGCAGCTTGCACAGTTAAACAGGCATTAGAAATCCCTTATACCTGCCCATGGAGTCCCTGGTAGAGggtttctgaaaatgaaacaagcTTATATGTCTCTTAAgctttttatctatttttaaaatctatttatttatttatctatttattttaaacaatgtGATTTCTTGATAAAACTGCTGTTAACAGAGCTTTTCCTGATGTCGTCAAAAACATATACAGAAATTCAGGGACAGCATCTATGTCACAGATAGCACATGGATCAGATCCAGGGAAAGCAATTCCATTCTCTTTCATTCCTGTCAGACCAGATCAGGGTCACTCCCGAGAACCTCAAAGGAATGATTACTCTGTGTGTGGTTTGTTATGAGTCTGCTGAAGTCAGTAGGTCTGGATTACTGACAGGTCTTTAAAACCTGGCACTCAGTCTGGATTTGCAGTGAAACCTGACTATTCCAGGCCTCACTAATTTGAGCAATTCATCTAGATGAGAACTGCAGTGTTGCTACTTTTGTCCTTTTTGCTGGCTTGCAAACTAGCTAACAATGACTCTGTGGTTCTAGCACACACCCATTAGCACTATCATTCCtttcaaacaaatatttctgccaGAACATTCATTTCAGTAAGAGGACATGACTGTATATCAAAGGAATTTCCGTTTGCACTAGCACCTGCTGAGAAGGGTGAGCTCTCACTCACCCAAGTTATGATATTCCCCAAAAACTCAGTCCATTAAGTTCCTCTGTGCCAAGTACAAATGCCCAAGATACAGACACAGAATGAAATGACAGCAATTTAAAAACTCGATATTATTAGTATACTTGATGGAAAATACAAATTGAACATTTCAGAGATCTTATTCCATTGATTTCATTACTGTTCTTCCTAAAGAACAACTCATAATGCAATAGATTGGTAATCAGCGATAGCAATATAGGCACCTGCCATTTCTTCCCCTTGACACTATATTCATTTTGAATGAACATATAACTGAGTTATTTTAATAGACAAGATCCTCCACATAAGCATTGCAGCAGAAATTTCtgggaaaagaacaaataaCAGAGCAAAATGTTTCTTTACATCACTGTTAAAATCCCCGGTGTTCTCACATCTCAATTATTGATTTCATTTTGGCCCCAAAAAAGAGCGTAGTgcagaaaaggataaaaaagcaATTACAGGAACAGAAAATCTTCCATAAGAAGATAAATTAAATAGTCCACTTTTCAGCTTGGAAAGAGACAACAGATGAAAGATAAAATAGAAGTCTACAAAGTCATGAATGGTAATGAGAAGATGAATAGGAACAATTATATTCCATTTCACACAATCCAAAGGGGACAAAACATTCAAAGAAATCATCATACAGCAATTTCAAAAAGGAATCATGTTTCCATGTATTGTTTATTCAAGGTATATTTGTTATCACAGACTATTTAGaggttattaaaatattatttatgtcAAAAATGTAATAGCAAAATTAATAGAGCACTTCCTTATAGAAAATTATGTGAATGGAACTTGTGACTCAAAAAATATGGAACTTGCTAACTGATGAAATTTAGAGAGACTTGCTCAACCTCATCTAGTTTCCCTCAGAATCTTCTTCCACTTTCTGCTGCTAGACAAACCAGATGGACTTTTGATGAAAGCCAGCATGGCTGTTATTATCATACTTTTCAGTCTATGTCAGGCATGGCCATTCTAGATCATGTCCTTCCAGTGCAGTTCTAATTAAAATCCTGTATAACTAATGGACGAGAATTGacttctttaaataaaaaatgctaaTGAATTTTATATCGCTTAGGAATTAGGTTCTGCTCTGTTAATTAGGCGGTGTTCATTAATAAATTTTCAAACTCATGAGAACATCTAGAGCAATACATGCACTTACAGTCTCCTGCTTatgttttttccagtttttaatTCTTGTTTATTTCCTTGTAAGCTTTTAGAGGactcctctttctttttctccccctttttctctACCTGACGCATTTTTTTGCGTTTTGCATTACATAGCAAAGCCCATTTGGGCTAGTCACAGATTTGTCCTTTCCATTTATAGAATCATCTTGGCAGCATGTCATtgttatccttttttttttttttttttttggaacatATGTGCTATATTTTCATACCTTGGTGGATAATCAGAAAGATCTTTTCATCATTCTCAGCTGAGAAATTAGAGCACTGTGACATTGTATGCAGCAGAAGTTTTTCTTACAGAATATTTAACATTTATCAATTTTTGCCCATTGGCCTTGAATGTTCAGCTGTTATTACTAGTGGTGTACAGACTTCAAGGGGCATATGtcaaattatatatttttattgcctATGTTAAATTTACTTACTagcataaaaaaagaaacactaaAGGGATGTGCATTTCTACTAGACTTTGGATTATAGGAGAGAAACTGTATGTAATCAAATCCTTTTAATGGCTTTGTGTTGGGATGAAATTGAATCAAGCTTATCCCTAGAGCTTAGTGTGACAAAGAATGCAGGAAAAcagtcatttattttttttaactttcctgCTGTTGGATATAGACTTACAGCTTCATGGGTTTTTAATGCCATTGCAAGGGAATGCCACAAGACAAGCTTGTggtgcagcctgggctgggctgggctcgctgtgctccccacagcagcagccagcccagggcacCTCTGCCAGCATCAGGACCTCACTCAGTGTTGGCTTCAGCATCCAACTCTGCCCCTTTGagccagccccacagcccagaGGCGGCTCTGGGTACTCTTAATCCATCTCTGCTTTGGCTGCCCGTGTTTTACTGCTCTCTACAGGAGGCTGATGGGGCTTTGCCaaggcagggaaggcagcagagctgggtgatGAATGTTCCTCCCTGGACATTGCATGGCACCTGCAAaactgctgctccaggtgacaGGCGGAGAAGGGATGCACACCTTCCCTGTCAAAGGTGGAgctttcttcttccatctcatTTCTGTTACACTTTCCCACCAAATATTAAGGAGAGAAGGATGAGAATGAGAATAGGCAGTGTACAAGACATATGTCTTATGTCATATGTCTTATTAATATGACATATTGATCTCCCTTTCTATTGCTGCTGGCCCTCAGCTGTGCTTGTGTGGAGAAGGAATACAGCATGAAGCATTTTTCTATGTAAAGTTCCCAGCAATAGGTGTAATCAGCACTGAAAACAGATGTTCCTGTCACATTTTGATTTACACGATGGTGAGTCTACATGCAGTGCTTCACTCCTAAGTTTTACAAAAGATGGACAAAACTGCAAGAAACTGCAGTTCcacatccaaaaaaaaacccattagcCTATGGAATGTGTGGCTGTAGGAAGATGTTTGCTACCAGCAAGGAGAGGATTTGGTGTTGGGCACCAGGGTCTGTCTCGGAGCACATGGAGCCATGACCGTACATCCCAGTGCTGGCAAACATTCTCTCCCCAGTCTGCCACGGGCTCTGCCACTAATGAACAACCATAAGACAATTTGACATTGGTCTTCATTAACATTATAATGCCAGGCCTCAGACTACAGCAGACCATGAAGGCAGAGGGCTCAGGTGGCACCTCTTGCATGCCCCCAACATGCCTTGTTCACTCCCACAGGTCACAACCACAAGAGCAGCAATTTTGTGCCAGTTGAAGAAGAGAAACTGAGTTTTCTTGAATCACAACATGGAtggactcttttttttttttttactccacACCCCAAAGGTCATTTGGCAGActgtacaaaaataaatttaaaaaagagatcCTCACCTAAATTTAAGCAAAATTGTTCATCATCTAGCTTCACTAGAAGCAGAGTTTCATCCAGTTACAGATCATATGTGTCTGACTCTCCTGCCAAGTGGGGATTTCTGAGATAAGTTGAATTTGCATCCATTCTCATGTTTTTTATGTGGAAAAATCCCAGCCTCAGTTCCTTCCCCTGAAAACGTCAGTACTTCAAGTCACCATACCTAGGCTTCACCTTGGCATTTACATTTCAGTAGGAGCCTTTCCTCCTGTCTTCACAATCTCCCTTAACAGTATCTCTTAGATACACATATATTGTATATTGAATATTGAAGTATATTGAAGAATATtgaagaatatatatatatatattgaagTATATTGAATATTGAAGTATATTGAAGAATACCAATGTTATTGCACTTCTTCTGAACAACTGtattgttaaaaaaaccccaatcagTGAACAAATGTATTGTAAAAGAGGAGCACTCATGACTGGTTGTGTGTCTTAGACACCCTAGTAACAAGGGGTACTGGTATCCGAGGTTGAATGCATTCAAGCTGAAATTCCCAGcttaaaagcagttttctgaACCCATTTCTTGTTTAAGAGCAATAAAGGATTACTTTTCTCTCCATATCAATTACTTCAGTATTTGGCTATATCTGTCAAACAaagatggatagatagatagatagatagatagatagatagatagatagatagatagatagatagatggatagacAGAcaaatagatagatagatagatggatagacAGAcaaatagatagatagatagatagatagatagatagatagatagatagatagatagatagatagatagatagatagatagatagatagatagatagatagatagatagatagatagatgatagatagatgtGAGAAAATAAAGCACCTCTTACTCAGATAAGGAGAATCTTCTTCCTGTGAGTAATAATTAAACACTGTATCTCTAAAGCCAGTTTCCATAACTAATTTTGCTCATGACATGAGTGTTTAGTTGTCTGCATCTAGCTCTGGTCAGCTAGGTAATAGATGTGGATTTCCTTTCAAACCACTCATCTCTGAAAAATGAAGACGCACATGGTCCCTTAAAAATATGACATGAACATCACAGGAGTTTGCCTGCATTTTTAGCATATCAGTATGTTTCTTGGAGCAAAGCCATCTGTACCAGGAATATTCTCCAATATTTTTATTCCTccatatttacatatttaaatattaacagATAAACATTTTGGTGTCCCCACATTATTTTGCGGCCTTTCAGTACCTTCAGGGGGCTTTTCAAATGGAGGGAAAGTGATTTTTTCCAAGTGCAGACAGTGATAGAACAAGGaagaatggttttaaactaaaagaggggaGACAGATTAGATGGTAGGAGAAAGTTCTTTAATGTGTGGGTGGTGAGAAAGTGAGAcaagttgctcagagaagctgtgggtgccccatccctcGAAGTGTCCCAcatcaggttggatggggctttgcacaacctggtctagtggaagatgtacctgcctatggcagggacttggaactggatgatctttaaggtccattccaatcCAAGACAGTCTATGGTTCTTTGATTCTATGAAGTAACATtagatgctgcagctggaggtgcATTGTTTATGCCCTGTTATATTTAAGAAGTCTTCTGAATATTCTCCCTTGAatactgctttttgtttttccatcatttcatatttttctctccttattAGTCTCTTTATCTTTCATCTcatttacagcttttttttattttcattttctcactaCATCTGTATAAGGAACACTTATCATAAGAGGCTTACAGCTATGTTAGAACTATCAAAGATTTGAAAGTATCCTTTCCAGCACTTCAAACAGCATTGAAAATAAACTCGAAATAAAAACTTCCTATGTATGTTGGAATCCTGCATCACTGGAACTGTGTGTGTCCAAACAGAGCCATTTAAAAGCCAAGACAAACAACAAAGGGAGTCTATTAATCCCAGCTCCCCTGGGTATCCATGGTCATTCATTTACCCATTTCTGGATGTGCAGTAGACTTTGAACAGACAGGGTGGCCAAGTTCTGCTGCCAAATGGGTTGGAAACAGAAAATCATTTGACAATCCAGTACAAACACATAGCAGCCACTTTCCAGAATTGTCATAAGGGGATTTCAGAATGGTCTGAACACCAGGGAAACAGGCAGACTGACAGCTGGGCTACACCACTATTAGAGAAGGGACATCAGTCTAAATGAGACTCTGTCCTGTGGATGTTTtgtggcagggagggaggtTCCTTTATTTTGAAGCAGTCCTGGGTACCAGTGATTTTGCTCTCTCAAAATTCATTACAATATGGGATTAAAGACatattgaaaaggaaaatcGCATTAGGGGTTTACAGTCAGCTCCTGAGGACTGGTTCAGTTTTCAAGCAGTGTCTTTCTTGTGCCAACACAGTTTGCATCCAGTAAATACTGAATTAGAGTATAAGGATTTTCTTCATTATCATGAATTAGAAGACAAATTACTTTTGAATGTACTGTCTGCCAGCACAACATCCAGAAATGTGTGTACTTTGATATGAAGCTCTAATTTTCCACTGTTCTCCAGGATTTATGATAAAGTCTTTCCAGAAGGCAAAGGGtttgaatgaaagaaaacaaatcttgAAAAATGGACAGGTGCCTCAAAGTCTCAAAGGCATTTCACAACCTCCATTGAAAGCAAATGCTTCTTATATGCATAGTCcaaatcttattttttattagtGCATGGCTATGTCCTTGAAAATTGTTTTCCAAATCCAAAAGATCTGCTTTTATAACACATTGTATATGTGTATTTAAACAACATGAAATGTTAGCCTTTCAAATTAACAAGTCTCTTCTGAAATGTTTCATGGGAAAGGACATTACAATTAGTCTAATAGTGTATTTTCTATTGAAACTCTCAACAGGAAGAGAGATGGGTTCTCCAATTATCCATTACTTTTACATCATTTAAGCAAAGGGTTCACAAAATTCATATCAGCAAACAAAATGTAATGATCATAACTTTTCCAAAGGTAGACGAGAGATTGTCGTTGAacagtaaattaaaaacaaaattcagaataatttcACAAGCACTGGTCAAACTGGGCCACTCAGGTTTGTCCACAAGTgggaaaaagagatgaaaatgtttcattatttcagttttacattgcatcatatttttttaaataacttttttacATCGTAAAATAATCTACTGTTAAGAACTGTTAAATACTAAGTATCtgaaatcaaatattttgtttcaaaataagatacttttattttattattaaaaatgttgACATTTTTACTAAATTTATGGGgcttttatgatttttttaattgctataCAAAATTCCTTCTTTACCCAGCTCCACTTGTCTTTGGCTCATCCCTCTATATTCCACCAGTGAAACTCACCCTGCTTTTGGCTTCATCTGTCTGAGGGGTTTTGTTCCCATTTGCAACATCCTTCATCTGGCACAACAGGGGCAAAGACATGAAAAATGTTTGCTCTATTACTCTGTTCAGATATGCTGTAAGGGAGGGAAGAGCCAGGAAGAGTCGCTGGGAAGTGCCAGCCTTTCCAGGAGATTATTCCTACCAGCAAGTGCTCCAGGGATCAGTTTGACAAACGAGGCTGTACCTGCCTCCAGGCCAGAGGTGAAAGGCATTAAGTGATAAAGATAGATGGAAGTGGCTCTCTCCTATGATCTCAAGCAAGCCATTACAGCCTTGCCAAGCCAGATGTGTTTTACTCCAACATCTTGCTGCAAGATGTTCTGCCCGGCCTTTGCAGCCTTTTCTAGCATCTGCTTAATTTGCCTTGTCAGTGCATTTGGCTTTATGCATATCTtgctttcattaaaatatttgttttctcctAGTGGGGTCTTGCTCATACAAAAGAATTGCAGCCTTTTTCAGTCCATTTAAAGCCACGTGAtagaatttaaaatgtttcattacCACTAATTGTAATTAATGGTTAAAACCTTTAATTTAGGCCTTAAACTAACTCATTTTTAAGGGTCACAATGGCAACAGTGCCTTGGGATCAGCACTCAAATATGCATTTAGCCTCCCGACACATTATTtcattctctgtttttctgtttcttctcatGCTGcctcttatttattttatccaaAAGTGTATGATGTTGTTTATCCTTTCCAAATAACTGTCGTTTCAACTAGATTTGACTGGAGAATGGGCCCAATGCTGCAAGTCTTTTGGCTTCTTTCCTAGGATTAGTGGTTTCCTGTTAGAAATTTGatttaatataaataacatACCTTACGCTTCTGAGAAGTGACACAATTCAACAAGGAAGAACACAATATTAAGCATAGACTGCATAGACTGGATCTGTTTAATTCCTACTCATAGTTTTTATCttccttgaaaaataaaaatttaaactaaaatttttgttatttcctaTGCAATAAAACACTTTTTCGCCCTTCCTAATCAGTGAGATTAAACCAAATATAGGTGCAATGGGTAAAAAACATTGTCTGAATTGATGCTACCTGTCTTTCATGtcaataaaataacaaaaaaataacaacttcCAAGCCAGTTGTTAACTATTCAAGCACATGAAAGAAGAGTACAACCTGGGTGAAAATTGCACCTGTCCTGCATCAGTAATCTCCCTTTTAACTCTGTACATTTCTTCAACACCAGGTCCCTATCTCTAAAGATAAAAGGCCTATAGCTGAGAGGCTGCAGCTGTCAGGGGTTGAGCAACCACTGCAGTAATCCAggccagccagggcagcagcacaagAGCATTTCTTGTTAACAGAAGTGCCTTGGAcatctctctgctgctgcctcaggcGTGTACCCCCACATTTATCCACAATTGCTTCCAAACACTGTTTTATTGAGTCTAACCCGGTTCAGTCACAAAGTGACCATTctaaaaaagagaagcaaactTTACAGTTTCCACACTCAGGGAACTCTTGCCCTATGGCAACATACTGTGCTCCCTGGCAACATGGCAACATGCTTTGCTCCACATGAGT
It encodes the following:
- the STMN2 gene encoding stathmin-2, translating into MAKTAMAYKEKMKELSMLSLICSCFYPEPRNMNIYKYDDMEVKQINKRASGQAFELILKPPSPVSEAPRTLASPKKKELSLEEIQKKLEAAEERRKSQEAQVLKHLAEKREHEREVLQKALEENNNFSKMAEEKLILKMEQIKENREANLAALIERLQEKERHAAEVRRNKELQVELSG